One window of Macrococcus sp. 19Msa1099 genomic DNA carries:
- the rarD gene encoding EamA family transporter RarD has protein sequence MDNTQKGVLYTALAYLLWGILPSYWRAVSSFNDYEILFHRIIWSFVFMIIVLAVTKKLSPLVKETKSLFKRKREFIALIIASIVITFNWGIFIWAVNNNHVLQASLGYYINPLMSIALGFLFLKERFTRTETLAILLAAIGVLYMTFSVGTFPIVSVTLALSFALYGLMKKVVNINALYSITLETFFILPIAFLGIALLTTDQKTYFGNNFESFLILFSGIVTAIPLILFSAGAKRIPLSLVGLLQYISPTLILLQGVFMFGEPFTLTHAITFSCIWSGLIIYSLSKWVQYKKSRKIKL, from the coding sequence ATGGACAATACACAAAAAGGCGTTCTATATACAGCACTAGCATATCTTCTATGGGGAATCTTACCTTCGTATTGGCGTGCAGTGAGTAGTTTTAATGATTATGAGATTTTATTTCATCGTATTATCTGGTCATTTGTCTTCATGATCATTGTGCTTGCTGTAACAAAGAAGCTATCCCCTTTAGTCAAAGAAACGAAAAGTTTATTTAAGAGAAAACGTGAATTTATCGCACTTATTATCGCTAGCATCGTGATAACCTTCAACTGGGGTATATTTATCTGGGCTGTTAATAATAATCATGTGCTGCAAGCGAGTCTGGGCTACTATATCAACCCATTGATGAGCATTGCTCTTGGATTTCTCTTTCTGAAAGAACGCTTTACCAGAACAGAGACACTGGCCATTCTACTCGCTGCAATTGGTGTGCTCTATATGACATTCTCTGTTGGAACATTCCCTATTGTTTCAGTCACGCTGGCACTGAGCTTTGCGTTATATGGCTTAATGAAGAAGGTAGTCAATATTAATGCGCTTTATAGCATTACACTAGAAACATTCTTTATATTACCTATCGCTTTTCTTGGTATCGCATTATTAACCACAGACCAAAAAACATATTTCGGAAATAACTTTGAAAGTTTTCTAATTCTATTTTCCGGTATCGTAACTGCGATTCCTCTTATTTTATTCAGTGCCGGTGCAAAGCGTATTCCACTTTCTCTTGTTGGATTACTACAGTATATCTCACCAACACTTATCTTACTCCAAGGTGTTTTTATGTTCGGCGAACCCTTTACATTGACACATGCGATTACATTCAGCTGTATTTGGAGCGGCTTGATAATATATAGTTTAAGCAAGTGGGTGCAATACAAGAAATCCAGAAAAATAAAATTGTAA
- a CDS encoding metal-dependent hydrolase, which translates to MTGKTHIACGVFIGTHYAVSHAYNISQFAAIIGTSALFSIVPDICHAGSKIGRKIWPISTLIRVLFGHRTVTHSILFMLLVSTVLYLLQVQNIYIISANLGIMSHLILDMMTPSGVTLFFPWTKKIRFPFKIKTGGVIDHSLATAFSLVTMYIVYNEIIHRTISWIKY; encoded by the coding sequence GTGACAGGAAAGACTCATATCGCATGTGGTGTATTCATTGGGACGCACTATGCGGTTTCTCACGCATATAATATCAGTCAGTTTGCAGCAATCATCGGAACGTCTGCACTTTTTAGTATTGTTCCTGATATTTGTCATGCAGGCAGTAAAATAGGGAGAAAGATATGGCCCATCAGTACATTAATCCGTGTACTCTTCGGTCATAGAACGGTGACACATTCCATATTGTTTATGCTGCTCGTGTCGACAGTGTTATACTTACTTCAAGTACAGAATATTTATATTATCAGCGCTAATCTTGGGATTATGAGTCATTTAATATTAGATATGATGACACCATCAGGCGTGACACTATTCTTCCCGTGGACTAAAAAGATAAGATTTCCGTTTAAAATCAAGACAGGTGGTGTTATAGACCACTCGCTTGCAACGGCATTCAGTCTTGTGACAATGTATATTGTCTATAATGAGATCATCCATAGAACGATAAGTTGGATAAAATATTAA